One window of the Pirellulales bacterium genome contains the following:
- a CDS encoding DUF922 domain-containing protein, giving the protein MVAISSLGIVKAADKAGDSSRKYADGPIVPGDFKAAVPDPTPVKDGVKLRAMTHTDIRYSTRYRWDESNPGMVSAWLTRFDCYAALVCDKCWIKEPMDLRLIDHEQGHFDITEINARRAQKKFDQLIAEKGLVGHGHEEASAVADLNRQVDDQMQQVFDKERDEQIEYDRVTNHGRNHSAQAEQRQIQLDRLRELDAKDLNTTDM; this is encoded by the coding sequence TTGGTCGCGATTTCCTCGCTGGGGATAGTTAAGGCGGCGGACAAGGCTGGCGATTCCTCGCGGAAATACGCCGATGGCCCGATCGTGCCGGGGGATTTCAAGGCTGCGGTGCCTGATCCGACGCCCGTCAAGGATGGCGTCAAGTTGCGGGCGATGACGCATACGGACATCCGATATTCGACCCGTTATCGCTGGGACGAATCGAACCCTGGAATGGTCTCGGCCTGGCTCACGCGGTTCGATTGCTACGCGGCGCTCGTTTGCGACAAATGCTGGATCAAGGAGCCGATGGACTTGCGGCTCATTGACCACGAGCAGGGGCATTTCGACATCACTGAGATCAACGCCCGGCGAGCCCAGAAGAAATTCGATCAGTTGATCGCCGAGAAGGGTCTAGTCGGCCACGGCCACGAAGAAGCGTCGGCCGTCGCTGATCTCAACAGGCAAGTTGACGACCAAATGCAGCAGGTCTTCGACAAGGAACGCGACGAGCAAATCGAATACGATCGCGTCACCAATCACGGCCGGAACCATTCCGCTCAAGCCGAGCAGCGCCAAATTCAACTCGATCGACTTAGAGAACTCGACGCGAAGGATTTGAACACGACCGACATGTGA
- a CDS encoding C2 family cysteine protease produces MTWPTINSTVKTLLNFAVMVALTGIGRVAFAADASPSGVPTRRSATRGQTPSAPPATSLSPEWFERHLSDPDLRDLAAARFADHHHLTRSDMIAIFHSAAEGDRIDDDQFQTLRALAENAKLLGMPPFVADLARKVVLADPANARFQGQPLGDLEPGSSGKHLEALVQKWFFGADRPQIDSKFHYQRTAGVLFDGAPKLSDLHQGDLGDCFFLAALGEVALRNPEQIQRMFGDNRDGTFTVRFYREGKPVFLTVDRFLPVDEKGRFVYENRGDLAANAKNVLWLALAEKALAQLNESGWLTTKGTAGVNSFAEIGRGGKSTTTLPLLTGVAASRDGLNTIASLAKGELELANSKNEVPDSLVPHHSYVIVGYDPASEQVTLYNPWGLRGNNKNIKYGTFSVSWQDFWADFGSIDHVPVKGGAVAAGLAKNPARMATSPKNVPNRTTGEQTVRGN; encoded by the coding sequence ATGACCTGGCCTACCATCAACTCGACAGTCAAAACTTTGCTTAACTTCGCGGTCATGGTCGCTCTGACCGGCATCGGCCGCGTTGCATTCGCGGCCGATGCCTCGCCGAGTGGTGTTCCGACGCGACGGTCAGCAACTCGCGGCCAGACGCCGTCCGCGCCACCGGCAACGAGCTTGTCGCCAGAATGGTTCGAACGGCATCTCTCCGATCCGGACTTGCGCGATCTGGCGGCCGCGCGATTCGCCGACCACCATCATCTTACCCGCTCGGACATGATCGCGATCTTTCACTCGGCGGCCGAGGGCGATCGGATTGACGACGATCAATTTCAAACGCTGCGCGCTCTGGCCGAAAACGCCAAGCTCCTCGGGATGCCCCCATTTGTCGCCGATCTCGCGCGAAAAGTGGTTCTCGCCGATCCGGCGAATGCCCGTTTCCAGGGACAGCCGCTCGGCGATCTCGAGCCGGGCAGCAGCGGAAAGCATCTCGAAGCCCTGGTGCAAAAATGGTTCTTCGGCGCCGACCGCCCGCAGATTGATTCCAAATTCCATTATCAGCGGACGGCCGGCGTACTGTTCGACGGCGCGCCGAAGTTGTCGGACCTGCATCAGGGTGATCTCGGCGACTGCTTTTTCCTGGCGGCCTTGGGCGAAGTCGCGCTGCGGAATCCCGAACAGATTCAACGCATGTTTGGCGACAATCGCGACGGCACCTTCACCGTCCGGTTTTATCGCGAAGGCAAACCGGTCTTCTTGACCGTCGATCGCTTCCTGCCGGTAGACGAGAAGGGGCGTTTTGTCTACGAGAATCGCGGTGATTTGGCCGCCAACGCCAAAAATGTCCTCTGGCTAGCTCTGGCGGAGAAGGCGCTGGCCCAGTTGAATGAATCCGGTTGGTTAACCACCAAGGGCACCGCCGGAGTCAATTCGTTCGCAGAGATCGGCCGCGGCGGCAAGAGCACGACCACGCTGCCGCTATTGACCGGTGTGGCCGCTTCACGCGACGGGTTAAACACGATTGCCTCCCTGGCCAAAGGAGAACTGGAACTGGCGAATTCCAAAAACGAAGTTCCCGATTCCTTGGTGCCGCATCATAGCTACGTGATCGTCGGCTACGATCCGGCGAGCGAGCAGGTGACGCTCTACAATCCCTGGGGGCTGCGCGGGAACAACAAGAATATCAAGTACGGCACGTTCAGCGTGAGCTGGCAAGATTTCTGGGCCGACTTCGGCTCGATCGACCACGTTCCGGTCAAGGGAGGAGCCGTTGCTGCGGGTCTAGCGAAGAATCCCGCACGCATGGCCACGTCGCCCAAGAACGTACCGAATCGAACGACCGGCGAGCAGACGGTGCGAGGAAACTGA